Genomic segment of Sphingomicrobium marinum:
CGTTCCCGCACCGCGTTTATCGCCGAATATCGGCTCGATGCCGCCGCCATCATCCTCGATGCTGCCATTCGGCACGATGACTTCAGCCATTTCAACGATGCGACGAGTTTTTCGGCCGGCGCACTCGTTCCGCTGGGCGATATCACCCTCACCGCCAATTATGGCGAAGGCATTGCCCAGCCCAGCTTCTACGACCTGTTTGGCTTCTTCCCGGGAAGTTTTGTGGGCAATCCTGACGTAACGCCAGAACGATCGCGCGGCGGGGACATCGGCATCCGCTATGATGCAGACCATTTCGGTCTTGGTCTCACCTTCTTCACGCAGAACCTGACCGACGAGATTGTCTCCACATTCGATGTCATTACCTTCCTGTCCTCGGTCGAGAATGGCGACGGCAAGAGCCAAAGGCGCGGCATCGAAGCCGAGGCCAGCTATTCATTTGGCGAGGCGCTGGAGATCAGTGCCAACTACAGCCACCTCGACGCGACTGATCCCGAATTGCCGGGCGGCAGCACGCTCGCCGAAGTGCGCCGCCCCAGCCATCGGGGCGCCATCATCCTCACGGGCCGTAGCGGCGGTTTCACCTATGGCGGCAGCCTCGCCATCGTCAGCGAGCGGTTCGACACTGATTTCGATGTCTTTCCCGCCGAGCGCGTGACGCTGGGCACCTATGCCCTCGCCTCGGCGCGCATCGCCTATGCAGTGAACGACACGATCGAAATCAGCGTTCGCGGCTCCAATCTGTTCGACGCCGATTACCAGGACGTGATCGGTTACAACACGCAAGGGAGGGCCGTCTTTGTCGGGCTTCGCTTCACTCCTTAGCAGCAGTCTCAAGATCGCCTCGCTCGACCTGTGCGCGGACGAATATCTGCTGATGTTCGCCGCGCCCGACCAGGTCGCGAGCGTCAGCTTCCTGTCGCGCGACGAAGCCGAAAGCCCGCTTGCCGCCAAGGCGCAGGCCTTCCCCGCCAATGACGGCACGGTGGAAAGTGTCGTCCGCCACCGCCCCGATATCTTTTTGACGACGCGGTCGCTTGGTGGTGCCCCAGCGCAGATCGCCGACCGGATGGGAATGCGGGTCGTTACCCTGCCTTATGCCGACAGCCCTCGAGCAGTGGCCAAAAACGTGCGCATGGTGACCAGTCTCACCGGCCGGCATAACGCTGCGAGCCAATGGCAGCAGCGGCTGAGCCGGCTGGTCACAAACGCCCCATCCCAGCGTCGGTCCACGCTGGTGATCAGCGCAGGTGGCCTCGGCGTGGGGCCTGCGACCGATAGTTGGCTCGGCTATGCCGGTCTCGACGCGATTGCTTCTAGGCCGGGCCTTAGCTTTGTCGAACAGATCGCGTTGGCACGGCCCGACATCATCCTCCAAAGCCGGTATCGCGCAGACCAATATAGCCGCAACACCGAATGGCAGCGCCATCCCCTCACCCGCCGTCTGGCGGGCCAGCGCATCACCGTAGACGGCCGCGCGTGGACCTGCTCGGGCCCACTGATGCTCGGCGAGATCGAGAGGCTGCAGCAGCGATGAGTCGGGTCCTGCTCTTGCTGAGTCTGATCGCGTTGGCGGGTCTTCACCTCGCGCTCCCGCTTGATATCGTCGCGGCAGTCGACCGCGAGACCGCGCACCTCATCCTGACCGAACTGCGCGCGCCGCGAACGCTGCTCGCATTAACCTACGGCGCTGCGCTGGGGGTCACCGGCGCGGCGCTGCAGGCGGTCTTCGCTAATCCCCTCGCCTCGCCGGACATCACCGGCGCGGCATCGGGGGGCGCACTTGGCGCGGTTGGCACGGCGCATTTCATCGGGTTTGCCACCCCCATAGCGATGGCTATCGGCGGTGCCGCGGGTGCCGGGTTGGCGCTGATCGCCCTGTTCGCGATCGCCGGGCGCGGCGCGGATCCGGCGCGGCTGTTGCTGGCAGGCCTTGCCATAGCGCTGGCAGCAGGAGCCGCGACCTCTTTGCTCCTCGCGCTGGCACCGAGCCCTTACGCATTCTACGACCAGTGGCGCTGGCTGATGGGCAGCTTCGTCGATCGTAGCTGGCCGCAAGCCATCGCCGCCGCCCTCCCCGCTGCCGCCGCCTGCCTGGCCATCTGGCATTGGCGCCGCGCCTACGACCTGCTTGCGCTTGGCGAAGACGTGGCGGCCTCGCTCGGCATCAGCCCGCGCGCGCTTGCCCAGCGTACCATCTTGCTGTCCGCCATCGCGGTGGGCGCCTGCGTCGCGATGGCGGGCGCGATCGGCTTTGTCGGGCTCATCGCGCCCATCGCCGCGCGCGCACTGGTGAAGGGGCAACCCGGGCGCGCAATCGGCCTTTCCGCAATCGTTGGCGCCAGCGTGATGCTCGCCGCCGATTTGCTCGTTCGCTATGGCCCTGATGGCCGCACCATTCCCGTCGGCGTCATCACAGCGATTATCGGCACGCCGCTATTTATCGCGCTGCTCTTGTCGCTCAAGCCGAGGAGGATGGCATGACGTTGATCGTCAAAGGTGCCCGCCTCATAGGTCGCCTCCAATGGACCGATCTGACGCTGCAGCCCGGCGAAAAAACCGCGTTGGTCGGGCCCAACGGATCCGGAAAGACCAGCCTGATGCGCACCCTCGCCGGTGTCGCGGGTGAATATCGCAGCTGGTCGCTCGGCGGTCGGATGTTAGACAGCAACGCGCCTGCTGCCCGCGCGCGCATGCTGGGGTACCTGCCCGCGTCTCGCCAGCTCGACTGGCCCATTCCGGTGCGCGATTTCCTGCGCCTGTCGCCGGCGCCGGTCGACGAGGACGTCGTGACGTCACTGGTAGACCAGCTCGAACTGACGCCCTTTCTCGATCGCCCCAGCAATGCGCTCAGCACTGGCGAGCGCGCGCGGCTGCTGATCGCGCGGACGCTTGCCACGCGGCCGCAGCTCCTCTTGCTCGACGAGCCGATGGCCAATCTCGATCCCTACTGGGTGCTGCGCATTGCCGATCTTCTCGACGCCGAGGCGTGGCGCGGCGCGACCGTCCTCACTGCGCTGCACGATCTGACGCTGATCGAGCGCTTCGATCGATTGCTCCTGATGGACGGGTGCAAGGTGGTCGCCGACGGGCCCGCCGCGGCGATGCCGCGCGAGCAAATATTTGGCGATACGTTCAGGCTGAAACCGGCGCCGGGCGGGCGCTGGCAAATCTAGACCGCTCAGTCTTCGGGCGCGTCCGCGATCATTGCGGTAAAGCTGACCTCGCAGATCGTGTCGCCATCGACCGATGCCTTGCCGGTAAACTTGCAGATATTGCGGCGCATCTGGACGATCTCGACGTCGAGCTTGAGCAGGCACCCGGGCTCCACGGGCTTGCGGAACTTGGCGCCTTCGATGGCCATGAAATAGACGAGCTTGCCCGATCCGGCGAGATCGAGGCTTTCGACCGCCAGCACGCCCGCGGCCTGCGCCAGCGCTTCTACCTGCAGCACGCCCGGCATGATGGGGCGGCCCGGAAAGTGGCCCTGGAAGAATTGCTCGTTCATCGACACCGCCTTGATGGCAGTGATCGACCTGTCCTTCTCGAGCCGCTCCACACGGTCGACGAGCAGTAAAGGATAGCGATGCGGCAGCGCCGCCATCACCCGGCGAATATCGAGGGCTCCGGCGGCGCTGTCCGTCATGTTAGCGACCGTCGGTCGGCGTCGTCGGCTGCGCGGCGGGCTGCTGCGGTGCCGGCGCAACGGTTGCGACCGTCGTCAGCGTCCGGTTGAGCTGCGCGATGACGTCATTGGTGACGTCGACTGCCGAGGAATGCGCCATCACCGAGCTCTTGGGCAGGATGAGGTGCGCGCGGCGGGCGGTCAGCACGGCGGTGTAAGCCGGCTCGAGCTGCGCGCTGATCTGCTGCAGGACGTAATTCTGGTTACGCTGCAGCGTGGCACGACGCTGCTGGATCTGCTGCGCGGCCTGCTGGCGACGCTGATCGAATGCCGCCGCACGCTGCTGCAGCGCTTCGCCGGGCTGCGCGCCGTTGAGCGCACGGATTTCGGCCTGGATCTGCTGGCCTTCGGTCTGCAGCGGCGTGGACACCTGCTGTTCGAAGGCCTGCGCCTGCTGGACCTGCTGTTCGATGTTGGCCCATGCCACGGCACAAGCGGTGCAAGTGCGCGCTGCGGTTTCGACGTCGACGACGGCTACCTTGGCATCGGGAAGCTGCTGGGCGGAGGCAGTGGCGGGCAGCATGGCAGCTGCGGCGGCCAGCGCCGGTGCGAAAAATTTGGTCATTAGAACTGGGTTCCTACGTTGAAGGAAAAGAGACGGGTATCGTCACCCTCTTGCTTGAGAAGTGCGTGCGCCAGATCGAGGCGCAGCGGGCCGAAGGGCGATACCCAGTTCACGCCGATGCCGACCGACAGGCGGGGCTCCGGCGAGTTACCGCGGAAGAATTCCGCGAAACCGTTGGACCGGACAAATCCGGTCTGACACTGCTCGCCGGGCGCCGTGATCTCATAGGCATCGCCCAGGTTGGCATCGGTTGGCGAACAGGTCGCAATAATGTTGGTGAGTTCGGGGGCGGTCAGGCTCCAGACCGAACCGACGTCGACGAAGGCCGACGGCCGCAGGCCGAGGTTGCG
This window contains:
- a CDS encoding ABC transporter substrate-binding protein, with the translated sequence MSGFASLLSSSLKIASLDLCADEYLLMFAAPDQVASVSFLSRDEAESPLAAKAQAFPANDGTVESVVRHRPDIFLTTRSLGGAPAQIADRMGMRVVTLPYADSPRAVAKNVRMVTSLTGRHNAASQWQQRLSRLVTNAPSQRRSTLVISAGGLGVGPATDSWLGYAGLDAIASRPGLSFVEQIALARPDIILQSRYRADQYSRNTEWQRHPLTRRLAGQRITVDGRAWTCSGPLMLGEIERLQQR
- a CDS encoding OmpH family outer membrane protein, whose amino-acid sequence is MTKFFAPALAAAAAMLPATASAQQLPDAKVAVVDVETAARTCTACAVAWANIEQQVQQAQAFEQQVSTPLQTEGQQIQAEIRALNGAQPGEALQQRAAAFDQRRQQAAQQIQQRRATLQRNQNYVLQQISAQLEPAYTAVLTARRAHLILPKSSVMAHSSAVDVTNDVIAQLNRTLTTVATVAPAPQQPAAQPTTPTDGR
- a CDS encoding FecCD family ABC transporter permease, coding for MSRVLLLLSLIALAGLHLALPLDIVAAVDRETAHLILTELRAPRTLLALTYGAALGVTGAALQAVFANPLASPDITGAASGGALGAVGTAHFIGFATPIAMAIGGAAGAGLALIALFAIAGRGADPARLLLAGLAIALAAGAATSLLLALAPSPYAFYDQWRWLMGSFVDRSWPQAIAAALPAAAACLAIWHWRRAYDLLALGEDVAASLGISPRALAQRTILLSAIAVGACVAMAGAIGFVGLIAPIAARALVKGQPGRAIGLSAIVGASVMLAADLLVRYGPDGRTIPVGVITAIIGTPLFIALLLSLKPRRMA
- the fabZ gene encoding 3-hydroxyacyl-ACP dehydratase FabZ, which produces MTDSAAGALDIRRVMAALPHRYPLLLVDRVERLEKDRSITAIKAVSMNEQFFQGHFPGRPIMPGVLQVEALAQAAGVLAVESLDLAGSGKLVYFMAIEGAKFRKPVEPGCLLKLDVEIVQMRRNICKFTGKASVDGDTICEVSFTAMIADAPED
- a CDS encoding ABC transporter ATP-binding protein, with the translated sequence MTLIVKGARLIGRLQWTDLTLQPGEKTALVGPNGSGKTSLMRTLAGVAGEYRSWSLGGRMLDSNAPAARARMLGYLPASRQLDWPIPVRDFLRLSPAPVDEDVVTSLVDQLELTPFLDRPSNALSTGERARLLIARTLATRPQLLLLDEPMANLDPYWVLRIADLLDAEAWRGATVLTALHDLTLIERFDRLLLMDGCKVVADGPAAAMPREQIFGDTFRLKPAPGGRWQI